The nucleotide sequence TGCGATTGACAtttcataaatacattttttgggGGGATTTCGACTAAACGAAAGATCTTTGGTAGTCTTTGTATAACTTATTGACAAGATGTATATAATGGAAAATTAAGAGCTTGATAAAGTGCATGGAGACCGCCTATATTTGTAAGGCTATGTATTGTCTCTagataattttagtttatttgtgtcgtttggttgctgtctctcatTAACATTGCCTGTACATTTTTTCATTCTTGTCTTGGTGTTTATTaggtgttttttttgtgttttgttttcgtGAACAATTTTATAGgggataaatttttgaaaattggtgtGTACATTCCTTTATTCATAACTCatttttaatatcataatattaCAAATGAGTTTCCTCAAGGTTGATGAAATGCTCCAATTATTCCTTAAACTGTGAATTAAATTACGAAAACCacggttctttttttttaataatattcccGATATAACGTAAATGTATGCTGAATGCCTTTTTTATGAAGCATATTTTACAAACCAagttacaaatataaaatcaacatttaagaaaatcatgtagtgcagtgaatttttttttacagtacacACGACATGATTTGCATTTATTTACCTTTCTACTTCTCTCTTAAATACTCTCCAGTCTTTTGTCTGTAAAGTTTCTTCCAAAATATGTATTTGGTTATCACTAGAAAGCATTGAAAAATCTCTCAACTGTGTAACCTTTCAGGATCCTCTTGGAGCATTTCTAATTTCATTCATTTCGAAAGCGGAACAGAATTCTAAAAATTTTCTCCATACGgaatcctttgattttgccatttttaaaaCAATCTTGTACTTGTTATGAAATTCTTCCGCCTTTCTGTCCATCCCTAGAATGGTACATATAATATCTTTCCATTGCTTTACTTCACTACTTTGCATGCAGCTAATATCTGTATCTCCTACTATTTTTGTTGCTTCTTTTCGAAACATCTTTACTAAATCAACAAAACTTGTCGGTTTTCCTAATGTATTAGATGCATTGTGTTCATACCCTAATTGTAGCGCCAACTCGTCTGGTAATTTGTTGTATAACCGACATGTTACCATGCTAATAGGCTTCGTTTGGCTTGCGAATAAACATTGTAGCGCATGTCTTGTATGATTACCACCTAAAGTTTCAACTGCTACTTTGCCAGGTTCTTGAAGAAACTTTGACAAATTACCTTTATCAGTAGTAACATCGCTGACAATGTTGCCAATGAGAATTGTATGACACATTTgctgattttcataaaattgttttaGAGAGTGAGCATGTTTCGTGTCCAGATTTCGAAAACAGCGATCATCGGCAGGTATAACTAAGTTCTGAATATGTACCTTTAATGCGTCtcctaaaagaaaacaaatgctaTCACTTTAGAATGGAAAATCAACAATTCaaataacccgaataatccagtcgttatattacgatcacttTGATCACCCCAGGAGGACAATGACCGTAAGGGGGCGCTGTAATTTTTCgagttcaaaatatataaaaaaaatatgttgttcatTTAATGAGCAAGTGTTTGAACATTTGATGTAAAAGTAATATTTCTGAACTTTGATATGGTTATAGTTTCCAGTACCCgtatatgcaataaaaaaaacatcctcGGAGGACTTGCCTCTGGAAGTGATCCTTGTAATCGTGTGTTCGATCCCCAAGTTTGTTCAAAACTAAGACTTGcacattatttttcttaaatagtcattaaacaaaaacagcaacTAGAGATAAAACATGTTTGGCGATGTCAAAATAACAgacaagtataaaaaagaagatgtggtatgataaccaattagacaaccctccacaagagaccgaatgacacaaattaacaaatataggtcaccatacggccttcaacatatagtcagctataaaagttaATATTAAAAGTTTCTATACTTCATACAATGAGTAGCGCCTATTAAGAGAATGAAGATGGTATATCATACCTATTAAATAATCGTCCAAAATTGACTGCTCCACTGTAACTGGTGTGCTATCGGAAGCGTCTTCTGTATTTATATGCGCTTCAGTGCAAGAAATCACTCTACGTTCTAGAATATCTTCAACTGTCGATGCATCTGTTgcaaaagaaaaatatacataaaattttcGCATCGTAATTATGGTTTTTATTCAAATAGTAAATAATGTTCATTAACATTTCTAACTTGTTCTTGGTCTCTTCCAGTTTTATTGTAAAAGCATATATATTAAGTGCAATAGATTTTATATTACTTGCATACATATCTTATTTACTATTGATTTTTGTTTGCCGAATTCACAT is from Mytilus galloprovincialis chromosome 6, xbMytGall1.hap1.1, whole genome shotgun sequence and encodes:
- the LOC143078078 gene encoding uncharacterized protein LOC143078078, translated to MSGSERWKIVIENGRLCVEENGRYFEDIDNVGTTREFGIIKVTYESGKAKMYSLKNLCEGLGFGPAVKTRSGFMKIWDSLKANVDNYQLQTSSTDNTDQSENQVNMNISDVPGGEDLTSTDDNVNTLDNVQRKSSTPISPVQKKLLSPMDSSEDASTVEDILERRVISCTEAHINTEDASDSTPVTVEQSILDDYLIGDALKVHIQNLVIPADDRCFRNLDTKHAHSLKQFYENQQMCHTILIGNIVSDVTTDKGNLSKFLQEPGKVAVETLGGNHTRHALQCLFASQTKPISMVTCRLYNKLPDELALQLGYEHNASNTLGKPTSFVDLVKMFRKEATKIVGDTDISCMQSSEVKQWKDIICTILGMDRKAEEFHNKYKIVLKMAKSKDSVWRKFLEFCSAFEMNEIRNAPRGS